A window from Camelus dromedarius isolate mCamDro1 chromosome 9, mCamDro1.pat, whole genome shotgun sequence encodes these proteins:
- the SIAH1 gene encoding E3 ubiquitin-protein ligase SIAH1 isoform X2, protein MSRQTATALPTGTSKCTPSQRVPALTGTTASNNDLASLFECPVCFDYVLPPILQCQSGHLVCSNCRPKLTCCPTCRGPLGSIRNLAMEKVANSVLFPCKYASSGCEITLPHTEKADHEELCEFRPYSCPCPGASCKWQGSLDAVMPHLMHQHKSITTLQGEDIVFLATDINLPGAVDWVMMQSCFGFHFMLVLEKQEKYDGHQQFFAIVQLIGTRKQAENFAYRLELNGHRRRLTWEATPRSIHEGIATAIMNSDCLVFDTSIAQLFAENGNLGINVTISMC, encoded by the coding sequence atgaGCCGTCAGACTGCAACAGCATTACCTACTGGAACCTCAAAGTGTACACCGTCCCAGAGGGTGCCTGCCCTGACTGGCACGACCGCATCCAACAATGACTTGGCGAGTCTTTTTGAGTGTCCGGTCTGCTTTGACTATGTCTTACCACCCATTCTTCAGTGTCAGAGTGGCCATCTTGTTTGTAGCAACTGTCGCCCAAAGCTCACATGTTGTCCAACTTGCCGGGGCCCGTTGGGATCCATTCGCAACTTGGCTATGGAGAAAGTGGCCAATTCAGTACTTTTCCCTTGTAAATACGCCTCTTCTGGATGTGAAATAACTCtgccacacacagaaaaagcagaCCACGAAGAGCTCTGTGAGTTTAGGCCTTATTCCTGTCCGTGCCCTGGTGCTTCCTGTAAATGGCAAGGCTCTTTGGATGCTGTAATGCCACATCTGATGCATCAGCATAAGTCCATTACAACCCTGCAGGGAGAGGATATAGTTTTCCTTGCTACAGACATTAACCTTCCTGGTGCTGTTGACTGGGTGATGATGCAGTCCTGTTTTGGCTTTCACTTCATGTTAGTCttggagaaacaggaaaaatacgATGGTCACCAGCAATTCTTTGCAATTGTACAGCTGATAGGAACACGCAAGCAAGCTGAAAATTTTGCTTATCGACTTGAGCTAAATGGTCATAGGCGGCGATTGACTTGGGAAGCCACTCCTCGATCTATTCATGAGGGAATTGCAACAGCCATTATGAATAGTGACTGCTTAGTCTTTGACACCAGCATTGCACAGCTTTTTGCAGAAAATGGCAATTTAGGCATCAATGTAACTATTTCCATGTGTTGA
- the SIAH1 gene encoding E3 ubiquitin-protein ligase SIAH1 isoform X1, with amino-acid sequence MTGKSPSPFLYSWRGVLLTCLPAFGTRKRKEMSRQTATALPTGTSKCTPSQRVPALTGTTASNNDLASLFECPVCFDYVLPPILQCQSGHLVCSNCRPKLTCCPTCRGPLGSIRNLAMEKVANSVLFPCKYASSGCEITLPHTEKADHEELCEFRPYSCPCPGASCKWQGSLDAVMPHLMHQHKSITTLQGEDIVFLATDINLPGAVDWVMMQSCFGFHFMLVLEKQEKYDGHQQFFAIVQLIGTRKQAENFAYRLELNGHRRRLTWEATPRSIHEGIATAIMNSDCLVFDTSIAQLFAENGNLGINVTISMC; translated from the exons ATGACCGGGAAGTCTCCCTCACCTTTTCTGTACTCCTGGAGGGGCGTCTTGCTCACTTGTTTACCAGCTTTtgggacaaggaaaagaaaag aaatgaGCCGTCAGACTGCAACAGCATTACCTACTGGAACCTCAAAGTGTACACCGTCCCAGAGGGTGCCTGCCCTGACTGGCACGACCGCATCCAACAATGACTTGGCGAGTCTTTTTGAGTGTCCGGTCTGCTTTGACTATGTCTTACCACCCATTCTTCAGTGTCAGAGTGGCCATCTTGTTTGTAGCAACTGTCGCCCAAAGCTCACATGTTGTCCAACTTGCCGGGGCCCGTTGGGATCCATTCGCAACTTGGCTATGGAGAAAGTGGCCAATTCAGTACTTTTCCCTTGTAAATACGCCTCTTCTGGATGTGAAATAACTCtgccacacacagaaaaagcagaCCACGAAGAGCTCTGTGAGTTTAGGCCTTATTCCTGTCCGTGCCCTGGTGCTTCCTGTAAATGGCAAGGCTCTTTGGATGCTGTAATGCCACATCTGATGCATCAGCATAAGTCCATTACAACCCTGCAGGGAGAGGATATAGTTTTCCTTGCTACAGACATTAACCTTCCTGGTGCTGTTGACTGGGTGATGATGCAGTCCTGTTTTGGCTTTCACTTCATGTTAGTCttggagaaacaggaaaaatacgATGGTCACCAGCAATTCTTTGCAATTGTACAGCTGATAGGAACACGCAAGCAAGCTGAAAATTTTGCTTATCGACTTGAGCTAAATGGTCATAGGCGGCGATTGACTTGGGAAGCCACTCCTCGATCTATTCATGAGGGAATTGCAACAGCCATTATGAATAGTGACTGCTTAGTCTTTGACACCAGCATTGCACAGCTTTTTGCAGAAAATGGCAATTTAGGCATCAATGTAACTATTTCCATGTGTTGA